In Capsicum annuum cultivar UCD-10X-F1 chromosome 11, UCD10Xv1.1, whole genome shotgun sequence, one genomic interval encodes:
- the LOC107848411 gene encoding probable carboxylesterase 11 gives MPSLILKVYSLLFKYNLKRQLQTLIQSPVSVSDPFNGVVSRADESIVTSNPTFSKDGVATKDLHIDPLTCLSLRIFLPQSALISSTNSVAGTEGAYGGYQPDINGKGCKKLPVILQFHGGAWVTGGNDTASSDVFCRKLAKSCDAIVIAVGYRLAPESRFPAAFEDGVMAIKWLAKQANLAECSRSSLDKRIANGEKYRGRQIVDGFGASMVEPWLAAHLDPSRCVLLGVSCGANIANYVARYAVEAGKLLDPITVVAQVLIYPFFIGNIPTQSELKLANSYLYDKATCILAWKLFLPETDLDLDHIAANPLIPGKETPLNLKHMPPTLTVVAQYDWMRDRAIAYSEELRRVNVDAPLLDYKDAVHDFATLNALQKMPKAQACLEDISIWVKKYISLRGNELSY, from the exons ATGCCGAGTTTAATTTTGAAAGTTTATAGCTTACTCTTCAAGTACAACCTTAAACGGCAATTACAAACCTTAATCCAATctccagtttcagtttcagatcctTTTAACGGTGTCGTTTCACGCGCCGATGAATCCATTGTCACTTCTAACCCTACTTTCTCTAAAGATGGAGTTGCAACTAAAGACCTTCATATTGACCCTTTGACTTGTCTCTCCCTCAGAATTTTCCTCCCACAATCAGCTCTCATTTCGTCAACAAATTCCGTCGCCGGTACTGAAGGGGCTTACGGGGGTTATCAACCTGATATAAATGGAAAGGGTTGCAAGAAGTTGCCGGTGATACTGCAGTTTCATGGTGGTGCTTGGGTGACTGGGGGTAATGATACGGCTTCTAGTGATGTTTTCTGTAGGAAATTGGCAAAATCTTGTGATGCTATTGTCATCGCTGTTGGGTATAGGCTGGCACCGGAGAGTCGGTTTCCGGCTGCGTTTGAAGATGGGGTTATGGCGATTAAGTGGTTAGCGAAGCAAGCTAATTTGGCTGAATGTAGCAGGTCGAGTCTGGATAAGAGGATTGCTAATGGAGAGAAGTATAGGGGAAGACAAATTGTTGATGGATTTGGGGCTTCTATGGTTGAGCCTTGGTTAGCAGCTCATCTAGACCCTTCAAG GTGTGTACTCCTTGGAGTAAGCTGTGGAGCCAACATCGCAAATTATGTTGCACGATATGCTGTTGAGGCAGGGAAACTTTTGGATCCTATAACTGTTGTGGCTCAAGTTCTGATATACCCTTTCTTCATTGGAAATATTCCTACACAGTCAGAGTTGAAACTGGCAAACTCTTACCTCTATGACAAAGCTACATGCATTCTTGCTTGGAAACTTTTCCTCCCGGAAACAGATTTGGATCTGGACCATATAGCTGCAAATCCCCTTATACCAGGAAAAGAGACACCCTTGAACCTAAAGCATATGCCACCCACACTTACAGTGGTTGCGCAGTATGATTGGATGCGAGACAGGGCTATTGCTTATTCAGAGGAACTTCGTAGAGTGAATGTTGATGCCCCTCTTCTTGATTACAAGGATGCTGTGCATGACTTTGCTACCCTTAATGCCCTTCAGAAAATGCCTAAAGCTCAGGCTTGCTTAGAGGACATTTCAATAtgggttaaaaaatatatatcccTCAGAGGCAACGAATTATCTTATTGA